From a single Microbacterium murale genomic region:
- a CDS encoding ribonuclease HII yields the protein MTVVAPTLALERKLLAEYDLIISLDEVGRGALAGPVAVGASVMDAAGSRRRVPEGLRDSKLVTERRRPDVAARAAAWVQASGVGWATAAEIDEGGIMRALGLAASRAIDAVVALGASLDGALVILDGNHDYVSRVHPASLQVRSVIKGDRDCASVSAASVIAKVARDTHMAELHADHPAYQWDRNKGYASPEHRAAIRDTGLSPLHRASWAIADAPTLF from the coding sequence ATGACTGTCGTCGCTCCCACGCTCGCTCTCGAGCGCAAACTCCTCGCCGAGTACGACCTGATCATCTCTCTCGACGAGGTGGGTCGCGGTGCGCTTGCAGGTCCGGTCGCTGTGGGAGCGTCAGTCATGGATGCCGCTGGCTCACGCCGTCGTGTGCCGGAGGGGCTGCGTGATTCCAAGCTCGTGACGGAGAGACGCCGACCGGACGTAGCAGCGCGCGCGGCGGCGTGGGTACAGGCATCAGGAGTCGGCTGGGCGACCGCTGCCGAGATCGACGAAGGAGGGATCATGCGCGCGTTGGGGCTCGCGGCATCCCGCGCGATAGACGCCGTCGTGGCGCTGGGCGCGTCACTCGATGGAGCACTGGTGATCCTGGACGGCAACCATGACTATGTCTCGCGCGTACACCCCGCCAGCTTGCAGGTGCGCTCCGTGATCAAGGGCGACCGCGACTGCGCGTCGGTGTCGGCGGCGTCCGTCATCGCAAAGGTCGCGCGTGACACGCACATGGCAGAGCTTCATGCCGACCACCCGGCATACCAATGGGACCGCAACAAGGGCTATGCGAGTCCGGAGCATCGTGCTGCGATCAGGGATACCGGGCTTTCGCCGTTGCATCGGGCATCGTGGGCGATCGCCGATGCCCCCACTCTCTTCTGA
- the lepB gene encoding signal peptidase I, producing MTTESAPDVYQKRRRGFLIFVRDVLVIIVIAALVSFLVKTFVVRSFYIPSASMERTLLVNDRILVDELTPNWTGYARGDVVVFRDPGGWLPAHAQEPAGPPLVEAVDSLLTLIGLSASDSEDHLVKRLIGLPGDHVVCCNALGQIEINGAPIDELSYLNLPDGDTAASNEPFDVTVPADSLWLMGDNRDRSQDARAHQDLPSGGFVPLDNVVGKTFLTTWPFDRIGTVDGHHDIFNGVPDPQE from the coding sequence ATGACGACTGAATCCGCCCCCGACGTCTACCAGAAGCGGCGCCGCGGATTCCTGATCTTCGTCCGAGACGTGCTGGTGATCATCGTGATCGCGGCGCTTGTCTCGTTCCTCGTGAAGACCTTCGTGGTGCGTTCCTTCTACATCCCCTCCGCGTCGATGGAACGGACGCTCCTCGTCAACGACCGGATTCTGGTCGACGAGCTGACGCCGAACTGGACCGGTTACGCACGAGGTGACGTCGTCGTCTTCCGGGACCCGGGTGGGTGGCTGCCTGCGCACGCTCAGGAGCCCGCAGGCCCGCCACTCGTCGAAGCGGTCGACTCCCTGCTCACGCTGATCGGACTTTCGGCATCCGACAGTGAAGATCATCTCGTCAAACGTCTGATCGGGCTGCCCGGTGATCACGTCGTCTGCTGCAACGCACTAGGGCAGATCGAGATCAACGGCGCACCCATCGACGAGTTGTCGTACCTGAACCTGCCCGACGGCGACACCGCGGCCTCGAACGAACCGTTCGACGTCACGGTTCCGGCGGACTCGCTCTGGCTCATGGGTGACAACCGTGACCGTTCGCAGGATGCGCGTGCGCACCAGGACCTTCCCAGCGGAGGTTTCGTGCCGCTGGACAACGTCGTGGGAAAGACATTCCTGACGACATGGCCGTTCGACCGGATCGGCACAGTCGACGGTCATCACGACATCTTCAACGGCGTTCCGGATCCGCAGGAATGA
- the rplS gene encoding 50S ribosomal protein L19: MQILDAVDAASLRSDIPVFNPGDTVKVHVNITEGTRSRVQVFQGIVIGRQGDGVRETFTVRKISFQVGVERTFPVHSPVIDHIEVVTRGDVRRAKLYYLRELRGKKAKIKEKRG, translated from the coding sequence ATGCAGATCCTGGACGCCGTCGACGCGGCTTCGCTCCGTTCCGACATTCCTGTCTTCAACCCCGGTGACACCGTCAAGGTGCACGTGAACATCACCGAGGGCACCCGCTCCCGTGTCCAGGTCTTCCAGGGCATCGTCATCGGCCGCCAGGGCGACGGCGTGCGCGAGACCTTCACGGTCCGCAAGATCAGCTTCCAGGTGGGCGTCGAGCGCACCTTCCCCGTGCACAGCCCGGTGATCGACCACATCGAGGTCGTCACTCGCGGTGACGTGCGTCGCGCGAAGCTCTACTACCTCCGCGAACTCCGCGGCAAGAAGGCCAAGATCAAGGAGAAGCGCGGCTGA
- a CDS encoding MFS transporter permease — MWLRRAFYRWLMPAAFVLPLWLLVGWGIFNAGGWAFLWVLFIAIPSVFIGQLVLTLLVRARASVRETRMVSWWDVLGFTVWHALTIAVGCYPQAWFPLLLTGAIVVALAMFWLTLAQLWNEARSTGVGIRLTPPAAQTPTEAEMGRPRRAPADGEVFVIREKPASER, encoded by the coding sequence ATGTGGTTGCGACGCGCGTTCTACCGATGGCTCATGCCCGCGGCTTTCGTGCTGCCGCTCTGGCTGCTGGTCGGCTGGGGCATCTTCAATGCCGGAGGGTGGGCCTTCCTCTGGGTGCTCTTCATCGCGATCCCCTCCGTGTTCATCGGTCAACTCGTGCTCACGCTGCTGGTGCGCGCACGGGCGTCGGTGCGCGAGACGCGCATGGTGTCCTGGTGGGATGTACTGGGATTCACCGTGTGGCACGCGCTGACGATCGCCGTCGGATGCTACCCGCAGGCGTGGTTCCCGCTTCTGCTGACCGGCGCGATCGTCGTGGCGCTTGCGATGTTCTGGCTGACGCTGGCACAACTGTGGAACGAGGCGCGCAGCACTGGCGTCGGCATCCGTCTCACCCCTCCGGCGGCCCAGACGCCGACGGAGGCCGAGATGGGACGCCCGCGTCGGGCACCTGCTGACGGTGAAGTATTCGTGATCCGAGAGAAGCCCGCCTCCGAGCGCTGA
- the map gene encoding type I methionyl aminopeptidase has protein sequence MIELRTPAEIDEMRAAGRFVAETLATLRDETKIGTNLLSIDRRAHDMIRKQGAESCYIDYHPSFGASPFGKVICTSINDAVLHGLPHDYTLRDGDLVTLDFAVSVDGWVADSAVSFVVGTPRDEDLRLIETTERALDAAIEVATVGNRIGDISAAIAAVSHGEGYSINTDFGGHGVGRIMHGDPHIPNDGRAGRGFPLRAGLVFAIEPWLLATTDELVTDPDGWTLRSVDGSRGAHSEHTIAVTEDGPIILTERSFLGVN, from the coding sequence ATGATCGAATTGCGCACCCCTGCCGAGATCGACGAGATGCGAGCGGCCGGACGTTTCGTGGCCGAGACACTGGCGACCCTGCGCGATGAGACCAAGATCGGAACCAACCTCCTCTCGATCGATCGACGCGCGCATGACATGATCCGCAAGCAGGGCGCAGAATCCTGCTACATCGACTACCACCCCTCGTTCGGTGCCAGTCCGTTCGGCAAAGTCATCTGCACATCGATCAACGACGCGGTGCTGCACGGACTCCCCCATGACTACACGCTGCGCGACGGAGACCTGGTCACGTTGGACTTCGCTGTCTCCGTTGACGGCTGGGTCGCCGACTCCGCCGTGTCATTCGTGGTCGGCACGCCCCGTGACGAGGACCTCCGCCTGATCGAGACCACGGAGCGCGCGTTGGACGCCGCAATCGAGGTGGCCACGGTCGGCAACCGCATCGGCGACATCTCGGCGGCGATCGCCGCGGTCTCGCACGGCGAGGGCTACTCGATCAACACCGACTTCGGCGGACACGGAGTGGGTCGCATCATGCACGGCGACCCGCACATCCCGAACGACGGGCGCGCTGGACGCGGCTTCCCCCTGCGCGCCGGCCTGGTCTTCGCCATCGAGCCGTGGCTTCTCGCCACCACCGACGAGCTCGTCACCGACCCGGACGGCTGGACGCTGCGCAGCGTCGACGGCTCGCGCGGAGCCCACTCCGAGCACACGATCGCCGTCACCGAGGATGGTCCGATCATCCTCACCGAACGTTCGTTCCTCGGGGTGAACTGA
- a CDS encoding histidine phosphatase family protein produces MIPEDRHVPQRVLLVRHGQTEWNREGRLHGQLDSALTSEGIAQASATAERLVPFGVRTVCSSPLGRALRTAVIIAERLGADLVEVPELSELHLGRMAGMTRVEIEDAFPGAREARAENRYGWAFPGGESYAEARGRARAALSSCGWAADGLPLLVTHEMIGRMLRAELRGLDAAQALALRHPLGAVFEVSGREERML; encoded by the coding sequence ATGATCCCCGAGGACCGTCATGTGCCGCAGCGCGTACTGCTGGTGCGTCACGGTCAGACCGAGTGGAACCGCGAAGGACGCCTGCACGGTCAGCTCGATTCGGCTCTCACCTCTGAGGGCATCGCCCAGGCGTCCGCGACAGCCGAACGTCTCGTGCCGTTCGGCGTGCGCACCGTCTGCTCCAGTCCCCTGGGCCGGGCGCTTCGCACAGCGGTCATCATCGCCGAGCGGCTCGGAGCCGACCTCGTCGAAGTGCCGGAGCTGAGCGAGCTGCATCTGGGTCGAATGGCGGGGATGACGCGCGTCGAGATCGAGGACGCGTTCCCCGGAGCTCGTGAGGCCCGCGCGGAGAATCGCTACGGCTGGGCGTTCCCCGGTGGCGAGAGCTATGCCGAGGCGCGGGGCAGGGCACGAGCGGCGCTGTCGTCCTGCGGCTGGGCGGCTGACGGCCTGCCACTCCTGGTGACGCACGAGATGATCGGCCGGATGCTGCGCGCCGAACTGCGCGGACTGGATGCCGCGCAGGCCCTCGCCTTACGGCATCCGCTCGGCGCGGTGTTCGAGGTATCCGGCCGCGAGGAGCGGATGCTGTGA